Proteins from a genomic interval of Salmo salar chromosome ssa14, Ssal_v3.1, whole genome shotgun sequence:
- the LOC106568808 gene encoding transcription factor HES-1, with translation MPADILEKTSPSSVAATPSRVSGTPDKPRTASEHRKSSKPIMEKRRRARINDSLGQLKNLILDALKKDSSRHSKLEKADILEMTVKHLRNMQRLQMTAAISRDPSVFGKYRAGFSECMSEVTSFLSTCGGVNTEIRSQLLSHLAGCVSQINTLNFSTQCQIPTYPPHPAHPLLAQAIAQIPNASPQLNGTMPCKSGSPINLTSEMAKLYSGLQIVPAATDGQFAILIPSVALKHMSAPNAIHGNPALAVPVSPVAPPVTADSVWRPW, from the exons ATGCCAGCTGATATTTTGGAGAAAACATCCCCATCCTCTGTCGCAGCCACCCCGTCGAGGGTCAGTGGAACTCCGGATAAACCAAGGACTGCCTCGGAGCACAGAAAG TCCTCAAAGCCAATTATGGAGAAGAGAAGACGTGCGCGAATCAATGACAGCCTTGGTCAGCTAAAGAACCTCATCTTGGATGCACTAAAGAAAGAT AGCTCGAGACATTCGAAGCTCGAGAAGGCGGACATCCTAGAGATGACTGTGAAGCACCTTAGGAATATGCAGCGTCTCCAAATGACTG CAGCTATAAGCAGGGATCCATCGGTCTTTGGCAAGTACAGAGCGGGATTCAGCGAATGCATGAGTGAAGTCACCAGTTTTCTGTCCACGTGTGGAGGGGTGAACACGGAGATCAGGTCTCAACTTCTCAGCCACTTAGCCGGCTGTGTGTCACAGATAAACACCTTAAACTTCTCAACTCAATGCCAGATCCCCACCTACCCTCCGCATCCAGCGCATCCATTGCTTGCCCAAGCCATTGCGCAAATCCCAAATGCGTCTCCTCAGTTAAATGGAACAATGCCTTGCAAAAGTGGCTCGCCTATCAACCTCACATCAGAAATGGCAAAATTATACAGTGGACTTCAGATTGTGCCGGCGGCGACAGATGGACAATTCGCCATTCTGATTCCAAGCGTGGCTCTTAAGCATATGAGCGCGCCAAACGCGATACATGGCAATCCAGCACTTGCGGTGCCTGTGTCACCTGTTGCGCCTCCCGTCACCGCAGACTCCGTGTGGAGACCATGGTAG